A single genomic interval of Helianthus annuus cultivar XRQ/B chromosome 6, HanXRQr2.0-SUNRISE, whole genome shotgun sequence harbors:
- the LOC110929274 gene encoding probable leucine-rich repeat receptor-like protein kinase At5g49770 — protein sequence MGPIPDSLGSLNQLVFLGLNNNRFTGPIPPSIGNLNNLSWLDLSDNQLSGPIPVSNPTAPGLDNLVTTKHFHLSNNQLSGSIRSQLFNSNMSLIHFIANNNQLSGLIPASIGSVQTLEVIRLDSNWLTGDVPQKLTELKSVNELHLSNNNLNWTYSRSLRNELTLLRGHEQ from the exons AGGTCTCAATAATAACCGCTTTACGGGACCTATCCCACCCTCTATTGGTAATTTAAATAATCTTTCATGGTTGGATCTAAGTGATAACCAGCTTTCAGGACCCATTCCCGTCTCTAATCCAACAGCGCCTGGCCTTGACAATCTAGTAACTACAAAACACTT CCATTTGTCAAATAATCAGTTATCTGGTTCTATTCGATCTCAACTTTTCAACTCAAACATGAGCCTAATACATTT TATAGCTAACAACAACCAATTATCTGGACTAATTCCTGCCTCGATAGGATCCGTGCAGACTCTTGAGGTCAT acgcctggactcGAATTGGTTGACAGGGGATGTGCCTCAGAAACTAACGGAACTCAAAAGTGTTAATGAGCT GCACCTGTCAAACAATAATCTGAACTGGACCTATTCCAGATCTCTCCGGAATGAACTCACTCTATTACGT GGACATGAGCAGTAA